A window of Vescimonas fastidiosa contains these coding sequences:
- the lpdA gene encoding dihydrolipoyl dehydrogenase, translated as MSDYQLLVIGAGPGGYTAALRAAKLGLHTAIVERREVGGTCLNRGCIPTKTLLHASQVYHDAANGASVGVHGALSYDMGEMFAFKRSVSEKLRGGILSLLKSAKVDVLEGTAQITAPGQVSVTGADGTRTAYTAERILAATGSVNVRPPIPGLDLPGVMTSDELLEGTDTPYASIVIIGGGVIGVEFATFYSHLGCRVTLVEGMANLLPQLDRELGQNLAQILKKQGVEVLTSAMVRSLEQTGEGLCVHLEQKGKELTVTGEKVLCAIGRRAYFEGLFAPDLNPALNGKRLLVDEDYRTSIPGVYAIGDASAAVQLAHVAAAQGTDCVERMCGGKGSTDLNVIPSCIYSAPEIAVVGLTEAEAKEQGIPAVSGKCTLFSNARTIIEDPGRCFMKLVARSDTREIIGAQLMCQHASDMISQLSTAMVNHLTARQLLSVMRPHPSFEEALSEAVENLTAKLA; from the coding sequence ATGTCTGATTATCAACTGCTGGTCATCGGCGCAGGTCCCGGGGGCTATACCGCCGCCCTGCGCGCCGCCAAGCTGGGGCTGCACACCGCCATTGTGGAGCGCCGGGAGGTGGGCGGCACCTGCCTGAATCGGGGCTGCATCCCCACCAAGACCCTGCTCCACGCCTCCCAGGTCTACCACGACGCCGCAAACGGCGCGTCCGTGGGCGTCCACGGTGCTCTTTCCTACGACATGGGGGAGATGTTCGCCTTTAAGCGCAGCGTCAGCGAGAAGCTCCGGGGCGGCATCCTCTCCCTGCTGAAGAGTGCGAAGGTGGATGTGCTTGAGGGTACGGCGCAGATCACCGCCCCCGGCCAGGTCAGTGTCACCGGCGCTGACGGCACCCGGACGGCGTACACGGCGGAGCGCATTTTGGCCGCCACCGGCTCTGTGAATGTCCGCCCGCCCATCCCCGGCCTGGATCTGCCCGGGGTCATGACCTCCGACGAGCTGCTGGAGGGGACGGACACGCCCTATGCCTCCATCGTTATCATCGGCGGCGGCGTCATCGGCGTGGAATTTGCCACCTTTTACAGTCACCTGGGCTGCCGGGTGACCCTGGTGGAGGGCATGGCCAATTTGCTGCCCCAGCTGGACCGGGAGCTGGGCCAAAATCTGGCGCAGATTCTGAAAAAGCAGGGCGTGGAGGTGCTGACCTCCGCCATGGTCCGGTCCCTGGAGCAGACAGGGGAGGGCCTGTGCGTCCATCTGGAGCAAAAGGGCAAGGAGCTGACCGTCACCGGCGAAAAGGTCCTGTGTGCCATTGGCCGCCGTGCGTATTTCGAGGGCCTATTCGCCCCGGACCTGAACCCGGCGCTGAACGGCAAGCGCCTGCTGGTGGATGAGGACTACCGCACCAGCATTCCCGGCGTGTACGCCATCGGCGATGCCTCCGCCGCCGTGCAGCTGGCCCATGTGGCTGCGGCCCAGGGGACGGACTGCGTGGAGCGGATGTGCGGCGGCAAGGGCAGCACGGATCTGAATGTGATCCCCAGCTGCATTTACAGCGCCCCGGAGATCGCCGTGGTGGGTCTCACCGAGGCCGAGGCCAAGGAGCAGGGCATCCCCGCCGTGTCCGGCAAATGCACCCTGTTCAGCAACGCTCGCACCATCATTGAGGATCCGGGCCGGTGCTTCATGAAGCTGGTGGCCCGCAGCGATACCCGGGAGATCATCGGTGCGCAGCTCATGTGTCAGCACGCTAGCGACATGATTTCCCAGCTCAGCACCGCCATGGTGAATCACCTGACGGCCCGGCAGCTTCTCTCCGTTATGCGGCCCCACCCCTCCTTTGAGGAGGCCCTGAGCGAGGCCGTGGAAAATCTGACCGCCAAGCTGGCATAA
- a CDS encoding 5-formyltetrahydrofolate cyclo-ligase produces the protein METIQQQKAALRRRLAAREQAMTQRERELSDRAIIYHVTRTEEYRRARTVFAFVGCGREIGTRALLERILSEGKELCVPLCTGPGRMECRRVQDLSVLRPGSYGIPEPPPEAPAAVPEDIDLAIVPCVGAAADGRRLGRGGGYYDRFLARYTGSALLLCRERLLCPDIPRETHDICVPAVITEKGRLWAAE, from the coding sequence ATGGAGACGATACAGCAGCAAAAGGCCGCCCTGCGCCGCCGGCTGGCGGCCCGGGAGCAGGCCATGACCCAGCGGGAAAGGGAGCTCTCCGACCGGGCCATTATCTACCATGTGACCCGGACGGAGGAGTACCGCCGGGCCCGCACGGTGTTCGCCTTTGTGGGCTGTGGCCGGGAGATCGGCACCCGGGCCCTGCTGGAGCGGATTTTGTCCGAGGGCAAGGAGCTGTGCGTGCCCCTGTGTACCGGCCCGGGGCGCATGGAGTGCCGCCGGGTGCAGGATCTGTCCGTGCTGCGCCCCGGCTCTTACGGCATTCCGGAGCCGCCCCCGGAGGCCCCGGCGGCGGTGCCGGAGGACATTGACCTGGCCATTGTCCCCTGTGTGGGCGCGGCGGCGGATGGCCGGCGTTTGGGCCGGGGCGGCGGCTACTATGACCGCTTTCTGGCCCGGTATACCGGCTCCGCCCTGCTGCTGTGCCGGGAAAGGCTCCTGTGCCCGGACATTCCCCGGGAGACCCACGACATCTGCGTTCCCGCCGTGATTACGGAAAAGGGGCGGCTCTGGGCCGCCGAATAA
- a CDS encoding PPC domain-containing DNA-binding protein, whose amino-acid sequence MEYKRFGSTVVARIDRGEEVLSALKDIALRENIKLAAVSALGATDDFTVGVFNVRQKQYHANRFQGAYEIVSLTGTVTTKDGEFYAHLHMCAGNEQGQAFGGHLNRAVISATCEMVIQIIDGTVERRFSEDVGLNLFRF is encoded by the coding sequence ATGGAGTACAAAAGATTTGGCAGCACAGTGGTGGCCCGGATCGACCGGGGCGAGGAGGTTTTAAGCGCCCTGAAGGACATCGCACTCCGGGAGAATATCAAGCTGGCCGCCGTCAGCGCCCTGGGCGCTACGGATGACTTTACCGTAGGCGTTTTCAATGTGCGGCAGAAGCAGTACCACGCCAACCGCTTTCAGGGCGCCTATGAGATCGTGTCCCTGACGGGCACCGTCACCACCAAGGACGGCGAGTTCTATGCCCATCTGCATATGTGCGCCGGAAACGAGCAGGGGCAGGCCTTCGGCGGGCATCTGAACCGGGCCGTTATCAGCGCCACCTGCGAAATGGTCATTCAGATCATCGACGGCACCGTGGAGCGCCGCTTCAGCGAGGATGTGGGGCTGAATCTCTTTCGGTTTTGA
- a CDS encoding O-antigen ligase family protein — MTQSTSGSFWGRVTEKTEYFWNTNLYFALMLAVTAVSMLTQNVVPSTVALAVLCAWMLVFCRDILAAALPFLLIFLLSTLQYNDLSVFLPCAPLAALVIGGLIVHLVRWKKPAVAGRSIRSLLAVSVATLLGGVGFIPASQYFSPLSVYYTLGLGLGLLAVYLLLRAELELPRSYDLLYRLMQLLYTIGLAMVLAVGSYYLHHWAEFSQCWELPGISYRNFAATILVSTLPAVFYMAGRSRRHLFTVLLWCAAMFFSGSRSALLFGAVMVLLGFVYLVKRNYLPLWSFFVIVASVTVIMALFGSQIYDMFFGARGDPDHFISPTEERWLLLDRGFADFFNHPLLGIGLGNQKNIDLFAGVPGSMVFYHNAVLQVLGSMGIVGVAAYTLLLGDRLRLLLHDREACYMAGMYYLGMLMVSMTNPGLFCPLPNAALTVLVFTVLEKCVDGPAAALHRRK, encoded by the coding sequence ATGACGCAATCGACTTCCGGCTCCTTTTGGGGCCGCGTAACGGAGAAAACTGAATATTTTTGGAATACGAATCTCTATTTTGCCCTGATGCTGGCGGTGACCGCTGTGTCCATGCTGACGCAGAATGTGGTCCCCTCCACGGTGGCGCTGGCGGTGCTGTGCGCCTGGATGCTGGTATTCTGCCGGGATATTTTGGCGGCGGCGCTGCCGTTTTTGCTGATATTCCTGCTGTCCACCCTGCAATATAATGATCTGTCCGTTTTCCTGCCCTGCGCGCCTCTGGCGGCGCTGGTCATCGGCGGGCTGATCGTGCATCTTGTGCGGTGGAAAAAGCCCGCGGTGGCCGGGCGCAGCATTCGGAGCCTGCTGGCGGTATCCGTGGCCACGCTGCTGGGGGGCGTGGGCTTTATCCCTGCCTCGCAGTATTTTTCTCCCCTGTCCGTTTACTACACCCTGGGCCTGGGCCTGGGTCTTTTGGCCGTGTATCTGCTGCTGCGTGCCGAGCTGGAGCTGCCCCGCAGCTACGATCTGCTCTACCGCCTGATGCAGCTGCTCTACACCATCGGCCTTGCCATGGTGCTGGCGGTGGGGAGCTACTACCTGCACCACTGGGCGGAGTTTTCCCAGTGCTGGGAGCTGCCCGGCATCTCCTACCGCAACTTTGCCGCCACCATTTTGGTCTCCACCCTGCCGGCGGTGTTTTACATGGCCGGGCGGAGCCGGCGCCATTTGTTCACGGTGCTGCTGTGGTGCGCGGCCATGTTCTTCTCCGGCAGCCGCAGCGCCCTGCTTTTCGGCGCGGTGATGGTGCTGCTGGGCTTTGTGTACCTGGTGAAGCGGAACTATCTGCCCCTGTGGTCTTTTTTTGTCATTGTGGCGTCCGTAACGGTGATCATGGCCCTGTTCGGCTCCCAAATCTATGATATGTTTTTCGGTGCCCGGGGCGACCCGGATCACTTCATCAGCCCCACGGAGGAGCGTTGGCTGCTGCTGGATCGGGGCTTTGCGGACTTCTTCAACCATCCGCTCTTGGGCATCGGTCTGGGCAACCAGAAGAATATCGACCTTTTCGCCGGGGTGCCTGGGAGCATGGTGTTTTACCACAACGCCGTTTTGCAGGTCTTGGGCAGCATGGGCATCGTGGGCGTAGCGGCCTACACCCTGCTGCTGGGAGATCGGCTGCGGCTGCTGCTCCACGACCGGGAGGCCTGCTACATGGCGGGCATGTACTACCTGGGAATGCTGATGGTGTCCATGACGAATCCGGGGCTGTTCTGCCCCCTGCCCAATGCCGCGCTGACGGTGCTTGTGTTCACCGTGCTGGAAAAGTGCGTGGACGGCCCTGCCGCCGCACTGCATCGGCGAAAATGA
- a CDS encoding DMT family transporter: MNKISQRTKGIVCILFAAFGFSMMTVFVRLAGDVPTAEKAFFRNFVALLLVSALLAVKRVPLKPRPGDWPLLAGRAVFGTIGMLLNFYAVDRLVLADANMLNKLSPFFAIIFSVFLLKERPTAVQIAGVFTALLGSALIIKPGFEGAPFVPSMAGFISGATAGLAYTFVRKLGTRGENSLRIVFYFSLFSTLLTLPFFMLSPVRLTDHQLLMLLLCGASACIGQFGITCAYLCAPAKEISVYDYSQILFAAALGYIFFRQVPDGWSVVGYVLICGAGVGMFLYNRHRDRMGH; the protein is encoded by the coding sequence ATGAATAAAATTTCCCAGCGTACCAAGGGCATTGTCTGCATTCTCTTTGCAGCCTTTGGTTTCTCCATGATGACGGTGTTCGTCCGCCTGGCCGGAGATGTACCCACGGCGGAGAAGGCTTTTTTCCGCAACTTTGTAGCCCTGCTGCTGGTGAGCGCGCTGCTGGCCGTGAAGCGAGTGCCTCTGAAGCCCCGGCCGGGGGACTGGCCGCTTTTGGCCGGCCGTGCCGTTTTCGGCACCATCGGCATGCTGCTGAATTTTTACGCCGTGGACCGTCTGGTGCTGGCGGATGCCAATATGCTCAATAAGCTCTCGCCCTTTTTCGCCATTATTTTCTCCGTTTTTCTGCTGAAGGAGCGGCCCACCGCCGTGCAGATCGCGGGAGTATTCACGGCCCTGCTGGGCAGCGCTCTCATCATTAAGCCCGGCTTTGAGGGGGCGCCCTTCGTGCCGTCTATGGCGGGCTTCATCAGCGGCGCGACGGCGGGCCTGGCCTACACCTTTGTGCGCAAGCTGGGCACCCGAGGGGAAAACAGCCTGCGTATCGTGTTCTACTTCTCACTCTTTTCCACGCTGCTGACCCTGCCGTTTTTTATGCTCAGCCCCGTGCGCCTTACCGACCACCAGCTGCTGATGCTGCTTTTGTGCGGCGCCTCCGCCTGCATCGGTCAGTTCGGCATCACCTGCGCTTACCTCTGCGCCCCGGCCAAGGAAATAAGCGTCTATGACTACTCGCAGATCCTCTTTGCCGCCGCCCTGGGTTATATCTTCTTCCGCCAGGTGCCCGATGGCTGGAGCGTGGTGGGCTATGTGCTTATCTGCGGCGCGGGCGTTGGAATGTTCCTGTATAACCGCCATCGGGACCGGATGGGACACTGA
- a CDS encoding glycerate kinase family protein encodes MRKYVVIPDSFKGCLSSGEICGIIAREIRCRDPEARVYTLPVADGGEGTVDAFLGALGGEKIAVPCRDPYGRPLTAHYGLFPDGKTAVIEMAAAAGLPLVGEDRRVADATTYGVGQLIAHAFKRGAERIILGLGGSATNDGGCGAAAALGVEFLDAEGKAFVPVGGTLRRIAHIRTDGLLPALRQAEVIAMCDIDNPLCGESGAAAVFAPQKGADAATVRMLDEGLAHLAAVIEKDLGRSLLTLPGGGAAGGFGAGSVAFLGARLQMGIEAVLDLTDFDRLAADAYLVITGEGRLDSQSLRGKVVVGVARRARALGVPVVALVGSSETDIAAAYDAGVTAVFPINPAPTTLSEALAHARTHLAFTAENVLRFARCLEENR; translated from the coding sequence ATGCGCAAATATGTGGTCATCCCCGACTCCTTCAAGGGCTGCCTGTCCTCGGGGGAGATCTGCGGCATTATTGCCCGGGAAATACGCTGTCGGGACCCGGAGGCCCGGGTGTACACCCTCCCGGTGGCTGACGGCGGCGAGGGTACGGTGGATGCCTTCCTTGGGGCTCTGGGCGGCGAAAAAATAGCCGTGCCCTGCCGGGACCCCTATGGCCGCCCCCTTACGGCCCACTACGGGCTTTTCCCGGATGGGAAAACCGCCGTCATCGAGATGGCCGCCGCCGCGGGACTGCCTCTGGTGGGGGAGGACCGCCGTGTGGCCGATGCCACCACCTACGGCGTAGGCCAGCTCATAGCCCATGCCTTCAAGCGCGGCGCGGAGCGCATTATTCTGGGCCTGGGCGGCAGCGCTACCAACGATGGCGGCTGCGGTGCGGCGGCGGCCTTGGGCGTAGAATTTTTGGACGCGGAGGGCAAGGCCTTTGTGCCCGTAGGCGGGACCCTCCGCCGCATTGCCCACATCCGCACGGATGGCCTTTTGCCTGCTCTGAGGCAGGCGGAGGTTATCGCCATGTGCGACATTGATAACCCCCTTTGCGGCGAGAGTGGTGCGGCAGCGGTATTCGCCCCCCAAAAGGGCGCGGACGCGGCCACCGTCCGTATGCTGGATGAGGGCCTGGCGCACCTGGCCGCCGTTATCGAAAAGGACCTGGGCCGCTCCCTGCTCACTCTCCCCGGAGGCGGCGCGGCAGGCGGCTTCGGCGCAGGCAGTGTGGCCTTTTTGGGTGCCCGGCTGCAAATGGGCATCGAGGCCGTTCTGGACCTGACGGATTTTGACCGCCTGGCCGCAGATGCCTATCTGGTCATCACCGGGGAGGGCCGGCTGGATAGCCAGAGCCTTCGGGGCAAGGTGGTCGTGGGTGTGGCCCGCCGGGCCCGGGCCCTGGGCGTGCCTGTGGTGGCTCTGGTGGGCTCCAGTGAGACGGATATTGCCGCCGCCTACGATGCAGGGGTCACGGCCGTTTTCCCCATCAATCCCGCGCCCACTACCCTAAGCGAAGCTCTGGCCCATGCCCGGACGCACCTGGCCTTTACGGCGGAGAATGTGCTGCGCTTTGCCCGGTGCCTGGAAGAAAATCGGTAA
- a CDS encoding acetyltransferase, whose product MNKRLVILGAGGHGRAVADAALKMGYRTIVFLDDRAAGRCIGFPIAGPLDRAEALRDGETDFVIALGDNRLRRRVAMGHDLPWARIVHPSAQISPFAELGAGTVVLAGAAVNVCARVGRHCIVNTGAVVEHDNMLEDFAQVAPRAALGGSVRVGALAQIGIGAVVKNNVAVGMGCVIGAGAVVVKSTEPGGVYVGVPAWRREKGAAG is encoded by the coding sequence ATGAACAAGCGCCTTGTGATCCTCGGCGCCGGCGGTCATGGCAGAGCCGTGGCCGATGCCGCGCTGAAAATGGGCTACCGCACCATCGTGTTCCTGGATGACCGCGCCGCGGGCCGGTGCATCGGCTTCCCCATTGCGGGGCCGCTGGACCGGGCGGAGGCGCTGCGGGACGGGGAAACGGACTTTGTCATCGCCCTGGGCGATAACCGCCTGCGCCGCCGGGTGGCCATGGGGCACGATCTGCCCTGGGCCCGGATCGTTCACCCCTCCGCCCAAATCAGTCCCTTTGCGGAGCTGGGGGCGGGTACGGTGGTCCTGGCCGGGGCGGCGGTGAATGTCTGCGCCCGGGTGGGCCGGCACTGCATCGTCAACACCGGGGCCGTGGTGGAGCACGACAATATGCTGGAGGACTTCGCGCAGGTGGCACCCCGGGCGGCCCTGGGCGGCTCGGTCCGGGTGGGGGCCCTGGCGCAGATCGGCATTGGCGCGGTGGTAAAGAACAATGTCGCCGTGGGCATGGGCTGCGTCATCGGCGCCGGAGCCGTGGTGGTGAAGTCCACGGAGCCCGGGGGCGTATATGTAGGTGTCCCGGCCTGGAGACGGGAGAAGGGGGCCGCCGGATGA
- a CDS encoding sugar transferase: protein MNTHRRGFYEKYIKLPQDTVLALVALAVLSPVLGLVALAVRLHLGAPVLFRQERAGKDGRSFTLYKFRTMSDRRDAAGVLLPDEQRLDGFGRFLRSTSLDELPSLWNVVSGSCALCGPRPLYVKYVPLYSPRQARRLWVRPGLTGLAQVSGRNAIGWEEKFSYDVRYVERITFWGDWRILFKTVRMVLHREGITAPGCATAEEFKGGKEARAEHEQAPCDPRRRRSWQSRGRCRAENGLPHHRVPG from the coding sequence ATGAATACACATAGGAGAGGTTTTTACGAGAAGTATATCAAGCTGCCCCAGGACACGGTGCTGGCTCTGGTGGCCCTGGCGGTACTGAGCCCGGTGCTGGGTCTGGTGGCCCTGGCGGTGCGGCTGCACCTGGGTGCGCCGGTGCTGTTTCGCCAGGAGCGGGCGGGAAAGGACGGCCGGAGCTTCACCCTGTATAAGTTCCGCACCATGTCCGACCGGCGGGACGCCGCCGGAGTCCTGCTGCCGGACGAGCAGCGGCTGGACGGGTTCGGCCGGTTTCTGCGCAGCACCTCCTTAGACGAGCTGCCGTCGCTGTGGAATGTGGTAAGCGGCAGCTGCGCCCTGTGCGGGCCCCGACCGCTGTATGTGAAATATGTGCCGCTGTACAGCCCCCGGCAGGCCCGGCGGCTGTGGGTGCGTCCGGGGCTTACGGGCTTGGCTCAGGTCAGCGGACGCAACGCCATCGGTTGGGAGGAAAAATTTTCCTATGATGTGCGCTATGTGGAGCGCATTACTTTTTGGGGAGACTGGAGAATCCTTTTCAAAACCGTCCGTATGGTCCTGCACCGGGAGGGCATCACCGCCCCGGGCTGTGCCACGGCGGAGGAATTCAAGGGAGGGAAAGAGGCGAGAGCGGAGCATGAACAAGCGCCTTGTGATCCTCGGCGCCGGCGGTCATGGCAGAGCCGTGGCCGATGCCGCGCTGAAAATGGGCTACCGCACCATCGTGTTCCTGGATGA
- a CDS encoding YveK family protein, with protein MDEKKSIKLDFWKCIEYLRPKAAVVICLTVLLALGGFLTARFLIPPTYRAELLLYASNSGGPGVAEPATLTASDLAASKSLVDTCAALLDSRTLYEEVARLSDPDGGYKSWHRRVTAASAEGSEVFRVYVTDRDPTRAAAIANAVAEVFPGYVSGIAEGCSLHVVDRATVPEERYAPSSAKYAALAGLLGAALSCAWVVMSGLAAELRGSAACAAYKGR; from the coding sequence ATGGATGAGAAAAAGTCCATAAAACTGGATTTTTGGAAGTGCATAGAGTACCTCCGCCCCAAGGCGGCGGTGGTGATCTGTCTGACGGTCCTATTGGCGTTGGGCGGATTTTTAACGGCGCGTTTTCTCATTCCCCCCACCTACCGTGCCGAGCTTCTTCTTTACGCCAGCAACAGTGGCGGCCCGGGCGTCGCCGAGCCGGCAACCCTCACCGCCTCCGACCTCGCCGCGTCCAAAAGTTTGGTGGATACCTGTGCGGCCCTGCTGGACTCCCGGACCCTGTACGAGGAGGTGGCCCGGCTTTCAGACCCGGACGGCGGCTATAAGTCGTGGCACCGAAGGGTCACCGCCGCCTCCGCGGAGGGCTCGGAGGTGTTTCGAGTCTATGTGACCGATAGAGACCCGACCCGGGCCGCGGCCATAGCCAACGCGGTGGCGGAGGTTTTCCCGGGGTATGTCTCGGGCATTGCGGAGGGCTGCTCCCTGCATGTGGTGGATCGAGCCACCGTGCCGGAGGAGCGCTATGCTCCGAGCAGCGCCAAGTATGCAGCCCTGGCGGGACTGCTGGGCGCTGCGCTCTCGTGTGCGTGGGTCGTTATGAGTGGGCTGGCTGCCGAGCTCAGGGGCAGCGCTGCCTGTGCTGCCTATAAGGGGAGGTAG
- the ileS gene encoding isoleucine--tRNA ligase: MEYKSTLNMSKSGFPMRAGLPKREPEMLKHWEELDLYNELLKKNEGKPLFNLHDGPPFSNGALHMGHALNKSLKDFITRMYAMRGYYTPYIPGWDNHGMPIESAIIKQNKLNHKAMSVADFRTACHEFADHYIDVQREGFKRMGVVGDWEHPYKTMDPSFEAQEVRVFGKMYRNGHIYKGLKPVYWCPHDETALAEAEIEYQDDPCTTVYVKFPMNDDLGKLGHLDKSKLSFVIWTTTIWTLPGNLAIALHPAESYAVVKAPNGEMYIMAEALVEKVMKIGGFDSYEIVETHPGSFYENMLASHPFLPKTSRLVLADYVTMDSGTGCVHTAPGFGADDYETCKRYGMEMVVPVDDQGHHTDYAGKYAGMGTDESNPVILEDMKKAGSLFASEDIVHSYPHCWRCKNPIIFRATPQWFCSVDSFKDEAIAACEDVRWVPGWGKDRMRSMILERTDWCISRQRRWGLPIPVFYCKDCGKPICTEESIEAVASLFEKKGSNAWFDMEAEDILPSGFTCPHCGKQAGFEKETDTLDGWFDSGSTHFAAMERDQGFWPSTMYIEGLDQYRGWFQSSLLVAVGALGRGAPFKECVTHGWTVDGEGKAMHKSLGNGMDPAEIFDKYGADLLRLWAGSSDYHVDVRCSDEIFKQLSQNYLKFRNTCKFCLDNLVNFDPNDLVKPEDMLPLDKWAVTRLNNLIGKVFGWYDNYEFHSVSHAINDFCVVDLSSFYFDILKDRLYCDEADGPERRSAQTALYLILDALTRMFAPILAFTCDEVWLAMPHRAEDDGRNVLFNEMVQPYTEYALSEEEMAKWGRIAALRSAVNGALEQARADKVIGKSLEAAVDLTVPEEDAFLVEMDADEVADLFIVSQVRLTVGDQVKVAVEAAQGAKCGRCWKVLHSVKAVGEHEALCPRCAAVMAKLPKVE; the protein is encoded by the coding sequence ATGGAGTACAAAAGCACACTGAACATGAGCAAAAGCGGCTTTCCCATGCGGGCGGGGCTGCCCAAGCGGGAGCCGGAAATGCTCAAGCACTGGGAGGAACTGGACCTTTACAATGAACTGCTGAAAAAGAATGAGGGCAAGCCCCTCTTTAACCTGCACGACGGCCCTCCCTTCTCCAACGGCGCCCTGCACATGGGTCACGCCCTGAATAAGTCCCTGAAGGACTTCATTACCCGTATGTACGCCATGCGGGGCTACTACACCCCCTATATCCCCGGCTGGGACAACCACGGCATGCCCATCGAAAGCGCCATCATCAAGCAGAACAAGCTCAACCACAAGGCTATGAGCGTGGCGGATTTCCGCACCGCCTGCCATGAGTTTGCCGACCACTACATTGATGTGCAGCGGGAGGGCTTCAAGCGCATGGGCGTGGTGGGTGACTGGGAGCATCCCTACAAGACCATGGACCCGAGCTTTGAGGCCCAGGAGGTCCGGGTGTTCGGCAAGATGTATCGCAACGGCCACATCTACAAGGGTCTCAAGCCCGTGTACTGGTGCCCCCACGACGAAACGGCTCTGGCAGAGGCTGAAATCGAGTATCAGGATGACCCCTGCACCACGGTGTATGTGAAGTTCCCCATGAATGACGACCTGGGCAAGCTGGGCCATCTGGACAAGAGCAAGCTCTCCTTCGTCATCTGGACCACCACCATCTGGACCCTGCCCGGAAACCTGGCCATCGCCCTGCATCCCGCTGAGAGCTACGCCGTGGTGAAGGCCCCCAACGGGGAAATGTACATCATGGCCGAGGCCCTGGTGGAGAAGGTCATGAAGATCGGCGGCTTTGACAGCTATGAGATCGTGGAGACCCATCCCGGCTCCTTCTATGAAAATATGCTGGCCAGCCATCCCTTCCTGCCCAAGACCAGCCGCCTGGTTCTGGCGGACTATGTAACCATGGACAGCGGTACCGGCTGCGTCCATACCGCCCCCGGCTTCGGCGCCGACGACTATGAGACCTGCAAGCGCTACGGCATGGAGATGGTGGTACCCGTGGATGACCAGGGCCACCACACCGACTACGCAGGCAAGTATGCCGGAATGGGGACCGACGAGTCGAATCCCGTCATCCTGGAGGACATGAAGAAGGCCGGCTCCCTCTTTGCCAGCGAGGATATCGTACACAGCTATCCCCACTGCTGGCGCTGCAAGAATCCCATCATCTTCCGGGCCACGCCCCAGTGGTTCTGCTCGGTGGATTCCTTTAAGGACGAGGCCATTGCCGCCTGCGAGGATGTGCGGTGGGTGCCCGGCTGGGGCAAGGACCGTATGCGCTCTATGATCCTGGAGCGCACCGACTGGTGCATCAGCCGCCAGCGTCGGTGGGGCCTGCCCATCCCCGTGTTCTACTGCAAGGACTGCGGCAAGCCCATCTGCACCGAGGAGAGCATCGAGGCTGTGGCGTCCCTGTTTGAAAAGAAAGGCTCCAACGCCTGGTTTGACATGGAGGCAGAGGACATCCTGCCCAGCGGCTTCACCTGCCCCCACTGCGGCAAGCAGGCCGGCTTTGAAAAAGAGACGGACACCCTGGACGGCTGGTTCGACTCCGGCTCCACCCACTTCGCCGCTATGGAGCGGGACCAGGGCTTCTGGCCCTCCACCATGTACATCGAGGGTTTGGACCAGTATCGCGGCTGGTTCCAGTCCTCCCTGCTGGTGGCCGTAGGCGCTCTGGGCCGGGGCGCACCCTTCAAGGAGTGCGTGACTCACGGCTGGACCGTGGACGGCGAGGGCAAGGCCATGCACAAGTCCCTGGGCAATGGCATGGATCCGGCGGAGATTTTCGACAAGTACGGCGCGGACCTGCTGCGCCTGTGGGCGGGCTCCTCGGACTACCATGTGGATGTGCGCTGCTCGGACGAGATTTTCAAGCAGCTCTCCCAGAATTACCTGAAGTTCCGCAACACCTGCAAGTTCTGCCTGGATAACCTGGTGAATTTCGATCCCAACGACCTGGTAAAGCCCGAGGACATGCTGCCCCTGGATAAGTGGGCCGTGACAAGGCTTAACAACCTTATCGGCAAGGTCTTTGGCTGGTACGACAATTACGAGTTCCACTCTGTATCCCACGCCATCAACGACTTCTGCGTGGTGGACCTGAGCAGCTTCTACTTTGACATCCTCAAGGACCGGCTGTACTGCGACGAGGCGGATGGCCCGGAGCGCCGCAGCGCACAGACTGCTCTGTACCTCATTCTGGACGCCCTGACCCGGATGTTCGCGCCTATCCTGGCCTTCACCTGCGACGAGGTGTGGCTGGCCATGCCCCACCGGGCCGAGGACGACGGGCGCAATGTCCTCTTTAACGAGATGGTGCAGCCCTACACGGAGTACGCCCTGTCCGAGGAGGAAATGGCCAAATGGGGCCGCATTGCCGCCCTGCGCAGTGCCGTGAACGGCGCGCTGGAGCAGGCCCGGGCGGACAAGGTCATCGGCAAGAGCCTGGAGGCCGCCGTGGATCTGACCGTACCGGAGGAGGACGCTTTCCTGGTGGAGATGGATGCGGACGAGGTGGCAGACCTGTTCATCGTGTCCCAGGTGAGACTGACCGTAGGCGACCAGGTGAAGGTGGCTGTGGAGGCCGCCCAGGGCGCCAAGTGCGGACGCTGCTGGAAGGTGCTGCACAGCGTAAAGGCCGTGGGCGAGCACGAGGCCCTGTGCCCCCGCTGCGCCGCCGTGATGGCAAAGCTGCCGAAAGTGGAATAA